The proteins below are encoded in one region of Apium graveolens cultivar Ventura chromosome 4, ASM990537v1, whole genome shotgun sequence:
- the LOC141719638 gene encoding uncharacterized protein LOC141719638, with protein sequence MDYRKLNKARGSVKYELVAVDYFTKWAEAEPLATITTKKLREFVHRAIACLYCIPYKLISDNGKQFDSKEMREFCEQLDILKSFSAVCHPRVTGRRRDNYDSEANEVNHRLYLDMIEETREDAQIRVAAYQQRTARHYNSKVKARTFKVGDWVLRQVMPNTKVVSHGVFGANWEGPYKIKSVLWEVTYHLNDMPDKLIPRAWNAEHLRKYYQ encoded by the exons atggattataggaaattgaacaaGGCCAGGGGATCTGTCAAGTATGAGTTGGTTGCGGTAGACTACTtcactaagtgggcagaggcCGAGCCCCTTGCCACTATCACAACAAAAAAGCTCAGGGAGTTTGTACACAGGGCTATTGCGTGTCTCTATTGCATCCCTTACAAGTTGATATCTGacaatgggaaacaatttgatagTAAGGAAATGCGAGAATTTTGTGAGCAGCTGGATATTCTGAAGAGCTTTAGCGCAGTCTGCCACCCCAGAGTAACTGGAAGACGGAG GGACAACTATGATTCAGAGGCAAATGAGGTCAATCATCGACTCTATTTGGACATGATCGAAGAAACTCGGGAAGATGCTCAGATCAGGGTAGCAGCATATCAGCAGAGGACAGCTAGGCACTACAACAGTAAGGTTAAAGCCCGAACTTTCAAGGTGGGAGATTGGGTTCTGCGCCAGGTCATGCCAAACACCAAGGTGGTGAGTCACGGAGTCTTTGGAGCGAATTGGGAAGGCCCTTACAAGATAAAGTCGGTGCTCTGGGAGGTCacctaccacctcaatgatatgcCAGACAAGTTGATCCCGAGGGCCTGGAACGCGGAGCACCTCCGCAAAtattatcagtaa